A single window of Alkalispirillum mobile DNA harbors:
- a CDS encoding DUF6708 domain-containing protein yields MRKKQPADPTPDLSAQPRAGEIRPFPTGEALFLAPLPIPLGIRATDPNQFLVHMDDTCLDLDASRHTAQAHQIMIGMPFFIGVIFTALGIPLFTGTAGLAYGEPFWEITLEMALFAVPYGLFGGTLLFLIALHAFFHRMKKTRRYTPVRFHRQRREVATYDPDTGQTLFAPFEQVTAWVATSTGATPYGAMTQYNLGLTFEDSDTGRSHTAMFPASTTGEAMGLWEAIRRYMEYGPGNLERPTIDWAGDPIDPREFLPYDGEHTFEIKRARLMQYYREGYHSVILVFFWHLYHLITFWKLPFRLAEWEYHQGRAPIPPDMQAWSQPIPEPEWATPSPALEAATRRAAQALEETPGITMPEMLTTALGDWQPPPANPSGEGSNPKP; encoded by the coding sequence ATGAGAAAGAAACAACCCGCCGATCCGACCCCCGACCTCTCCGCGCAGCCCCGGGCCGGGGAAATCCGCCCCTTCCCCACCGGCGAGGCGCTGTTCCTTGCGCCGCTGCCAATACCGCTGGGCATACGCGCGACGGACCCGAACCAGTTCCTCGTCCACATGGACGACACCTGCCTCGATCTGGACGCCAGCCGCCACACCGCACAGGCCCACCAGATCATGATCGGCATGCCCTTCTTCATCGGCGTGATCTTCACCGCCTTGGGGATACCCCTGTTTACCGGAACGGCCGGGCTCGCCTACGGTGAGCCCTTCTGGGAAATCACCCTGGAAATGGCCCTGTTCGCCGTCCCCTACGGCCTTTTCGGCGGCACCCTGTTGTTTCTGATTGCGCTCCATGCCTTCTTCCACCGCATGAAGAAGACCCGGCGCTACACCCCCGTGCGCTTCCATCGCCAGCGCCGCGAGGTCGCCACCTACGACCCCGACACCGGCCAGACCCTTTTCGCACCCTTCGAGCAGGTCACCGCCTGGGTCGCCACCAGCACCGGCGCCACCCCCTACGGCGCCATGACCCAGTACAACCTCGGCCTGACCTTCGAGGACTCCGATACGGGCCGGTCCCATACCGCCATGTTCCCCGCCTCGACCACCGGGGAAGCCATGGGCCTGTGGGAGGCCATACGCCGCTACATGGAGTACGGACCGGGGAACCTTGAGCGGCCTACAATAGATTGGGCCGGCGACCCGATCGACCCGCGTGAATTCCTCCCCTATGACGGCGAGCATACCTTCGAGATCAAGCGGGCACGGCTCATGCAGTATTACCGCGAGGGGTACCATTCGGTCATCCTCGTCTTCTTCTGGCACCTCTACCACCTGATCACTTTCTGGAAGCTTCCCTTCCGCCTGGCCGAGTGGGAATACCACCAGGGCCGAGCCCCGATCCCGCCGGACATGCAGGCCTGGTCGCAGCCCATCCCGGAGCCGGAATGGGCCACTCCCAGCCCGGCGCTCGAGGCCGCCACCCGCCGCGCCGCGCAGGCACTCGAAGAAACCCCCGGCATCACCATGCCCGAAATGCTCACCACCGCCCTCGGCGACTGGCAGCCCCCACCAGCCAACCCCAGCGGGGAGGGGAGCAACCCAAAACCATGA
- a CDS encoding DUF6708 domain-containing protein — translation MSKKPPADPTPDLSAQPRAGEIRPFPTGEALFLAPLPIPLGIRATDPNQFLVHMDDTCLDLDASRHTAQAHQIMIGMPFFIGVIFLGLGFPLLVGTTGLPYGHPFWASMLQAAMVSIPYGLFGGTLLFLIALHAFFHRMKKARRYTPVRFHRQRREVATYDPDTGQTLFAPFEQVTAWVATSTGATPYGAMTQYNLGLTFEDSDTGRSHTAMFPASTTGEAMGLWEAIRRYMEYGPGNLERPTKDWAGDPIDPREFLPYDGEHTFEIKRARLMQHYREGYHSVILVFFWHLYHLITFWKLPFRLAEWEYHQGRAPIPPDMQAWSQPVPEPEWATPSPALEAATRRAAQALEQTPGITMPEMLTTALGDWQPPITNPNGEGSHPKP, via the coding sequence ATGAGCAAGAAGCCACCGGCCGATCCGACCCCCGACCTGTCCGCGCAGCCCCGGGCCGGGGAAATCCGCCCCTTCCCCACCGGCGAGGCGCTGTTCCTCGCGCCGCTGCCAATACCGCTGGGCATACGCGCGACGGACCCGAACCAGTTCCTCGTCCACATGGACGACACCTGCCTCGATCTGGACGCCAGCCGCCACACCGCACAGGCCCACCAGATCATGATCGGCATGCCCTTCTTCATCGGCGTGATCTTCCTTGGCTTGGGGTTTCCGCTGCTTGTCGGCACGACCGGGCTCCCATACGGTCATCCGTTCTGGGCAAGCATGCTACAAGCGGCCATGGTCTCCATCCCCTACGGCCTTTTCGGCGGCACCCTGTTGTTTCTGATTGCGCTCCATGCCTTCTTCCACCGCATGAAGAAGGCCCGGCGCTACACCCCCGTGCGCTTCCATCGCCAGCGCCGAGAGGTCGCCACCTACGACCCCGACACCGGCCAGACCCTCTTCGCACCCTTCGAGCAGGTCACCGCCTGGGTCGCCACCAGCACCGGCGCCACCCCCTACGGCGCCATGACCCAGTACAACCTCGGACTGACCTTCGAGGACTCCGATACGGGCCGGTCCCATACCGCCATGTTCCCCGCCTCGACCACCGGAGAGGCCATGGGCCTGTGGGAGGCCATACGCCGCTACATGGAGTACGGACCGGGGAACCTTGAGCGGCCTACAAAGGATTGGGCCGGCGACCCGATTGACCCGCGTGAGTTCCTCCCCTACGACGGCGAGCATACCTTCGAGATCAAGCGGGCACGGCTCATGCAGCACTACCGCGAGGGGTACCATTCGGTCATCCTCGTCTTCTTCTGGCACCTCTACCACCTGATCACTTTCTGGAAGCTTCCCTTCCGCCTGGCCGAGTGGGAATACCACCAGGGCCGCGCCCCCATCCCGCCGGACATGCAGGCCTGGTCGCAGCCTGTTCCGGAGCCGGAGTGGGCCACCCCCAGCCCGGCGCTCGAGGCCGCCACCCGGCGCGCCGCGCAGGCACTCGAACAAACCCCCGGCATCACCATGCCCGAAATGCTCACCACCGCCCTCGGCGACTGGCAGCCCCCAATAACCAACCCCAACGGCGAGGGGAGCCACCCGAAACCATGA
- a CDS encoding SoxR reducing system RseC family protein, whose translation MSKKQPADPTPDLSAQPRAGEIRPFPTGEALFLAPLPIPLGIRATDPNQFLVHMDDTCVDLDASRHTAQAHQIMIGMPFFIGVIFIALGIPLFTATVGLAYGEPFWEITLEVAMGAVPYGLFGGTLSFLILLHAFFHRMKKTRRYTPVRFHRQRREVATYDPDTGQTLCAPFEQVTAWVATSTGATPYGAMTQYNLGLTFEDSDTGRSHTAMFPASTTGEAMGLWEAIRRYMEYGPGNLERPTKTLSGQPIDPREYLPYDGEHTFEIARHKLHEDLRDGFTSRTFVFFWYLYHLITFWKLPFRLAEWEYHQGRAPIPPDMQAWSQPIPEPEWATPSPALEAATRRAAQALEETPGITMPEMLTTALGDWQPQRRDPNGQGGNPKP comes from the coding sequence ATGAGCAAGAAGCAACCCGCCGATCCGACTCCCGACCTGTCCGCGCAGCCCCGGGCCGGGGAAATCCGCCCCTTCCCCACCGGCGAGGCGCTGTTCCTTGCGCCGCTGCCAATACCGCTGGGCATACGCGCGACGGACCCGAACCAGTTCCTCGTCCACATGGACGACACCTGCGTCGATCTGGACGCCAGCCGCCACACCGCACAGGCCCACCAGATCATGATCGGCATGCCCTTCTTCATCGGCGTGATCTTCATCGCCTTGGGTATACCCTTGTTCACCGCAACGGTCGGGCTCGCCTACGGTGAGCCCTTCTGGGAAATCACCCTGGAAGTCGCCATGGGCGCCGTCCCCTACGGCCTTTTCGGCGGCACCCTGTCGTTCCTCATCCTCCTCCATGCCTTCTTCCACCGCATGAAGAAGACCCGGCGCTACACCCCCGTGCGCTTCCATCGCCAGCGCCGCGAGGTCGCCACCTACGACCCCGACACCGGCCAGACCCTTTGCGCACCCTTCGAGCAGGTCACCGCCTGGGTCGCCACCAGCACCGGCGCCACCCCCTACGGCGCCATGACCCAGTACAACCTCGGGCTGACCTTCGAGGACTCCGATACGGGCCGGTCCCATACCGCCATGTTCCCCGCCTCGACCACCGGGGAGGCCATGGGCCTGTGGGAGGCCATACGCCGCTACATGGAGTACGGACCGGGAAACCTTGAGCGGCCTACAAAAACCCTGTCCGGGCAACCCATCGACCCGCGCGAATATCTCCCCTACGACGGCGAGCATACCTTCGAGATCGCCCGCCACAAGCTCCACGAGGACCTCCGCGACGGCTTCACGAGCCGAACTTTTGTGTTCTTCTGGTATCTCTACCACCTGATCACCTTCTGGAAGCTCCCTTTCCGTCTGGCCGAGTGGGAATACCACCAGGGCCGCGCCCCGATCCCGCCGGACATGCAGGCCTGGTCGCAGCCCATCCCGGAGCCGGAATGGGCCACTCCCAGCCCGGCGCTCGAGGCCGCCACCCGCCGCGCCGCGCAGGCACTCGAAGAAACCCCCGGCATCACCATGCCCGAAATGCTCACCACCGCCCTCGGCGACTGGCAGCCCCAACGACGCGACCCCAACGGGCAGGGGGGCAACCCGAAACCATGA